A DNA window from Bacteroides cellulosilyticus contains the following coding sequences:
- a CDS encoding DUF5043 domain-containing protein — translation MKTIFFFICISLCTTYIYAQTIYYAVTKTFNENGYTYQCDVAASKTVTLYNKSNKLLFTTQSYKNTGETFSQTDEGIVLLQYDAWTRAERLSIVNAAFSASEKQRVKGHELIITMCINSDTGKVDEVEFSFMNFGTYATIPISVYRKIETDLKEKVWYIPTEEGKKLNYIYYWWAQEPQ, via the coding sequence ATGAAAACTATATTCTTTTTTATATGCATATCACTTTGTACTACATATATATATGCACAGACAATTTATTATGCTGTAACTAAAACATTCAATGAAAATGGTTACACCTACCAATGCGATGTGGCAGCGTCAAAGACAGTCACACTCTATAACAAGAGTAACAAATTACTCTTTACCACTCAAAGTTACAAAAATACAGGAGAAACTTTCTCACAAACAGATGAAGGTATCGTTTTACTCCAATATGACGCATGGACACGAGCAGAGCGCCTTTCCATTGTAAACGCTGCATTTTCCGCTAGTGAAAAGCAAAGAGTAAAAGGCCACGAACTCATAATAACAATGTGCATAAATTCAGATACCGGCAAGGTTGATGAGGTCGAATTTTCTTTCATGAACTTCGGTACTTATGCCACAATCCCTATCTCTGTTTACCGTAAAATCGAAACAGATTTAAAAGAAAAGGTCTGGTATATCCCTACTGAAGAGGGCAAAAAATTAAATTATATATACTATTGGTGGGCACAAGAGCCCCAATAA
- a CDS encoding sugar O-acetyltransferase: MNEVEKMRSSQLADMSAPEVQVKFEYAKKLLARMRKLSTYDEAYRGLLEDLIPGIPETSVVCPPFHCDHGDGIRLGEHVFVNANCTFLDGGYITIGAHTLVGPCVQIYTPQHPMDYVERRTPKEYAYPVTIGEDCWIGGGAVICPGVTIGDRCIIGAGSVVTKNIPDDSVAVGNPAKVIRKNISE; encoded by the coding sequence ATGAATGAAGTAGAGAAAATGCGTAGTTCGCAACTGGCGGATATGTCTGCCCCGGAAGTACAGGTAAAGTTTGAATATGCCAAGAAGTTGCTGGCAAGAATGCGGAAACTGAGTACTTACGATGAGGCTTACAGAGGATTGTTGGAAGACCTGATACCGGGAATACCGGAGACATCCGTTGTGTGCCCGCCTTTCCATTGCGATCATGGGGATGGTATCCGTCTGGGTGAACACGTATTTGTGAATGCAAATTGTACTTTTCTGGACGGAGGTTATATCACGATTGGTGCCCATACATTAGTGGGACCTTGTGTACAGATTTATACTCCACAACATCCGATGGATTATGTAGAACGTCGTACCCCGAAGGAATATGCCTATCCGGTGACGATAGGAGAGGATTGCTGGATTGGCGGTGGTGCTGTAATTTGTCCCGGAGTAACAATTGGTGATCGCTGTATTATTGGCGCCGGAAGTGTGGTGACGAAAAACATACCCGATGATAGTGTGGCGGTAGGAAATCCGGCGAAGGTGATCAGAAAGAATATATCGGAATGA